A single Henriciella sp. AS95 DNA region contains:
- a CDS encoding ABC-F family ATP-binding cassette domain-containing protein: MTACLTLENLALATPEGRVLFDNLTVSIGRECVGLVGRNGSGKSTLLKTIEDNASPLRGSMHLNGKVARLRQFFDETLTVAETIGVAEDLARIDRITAGDGTPDDFNSADWALESRLEKALADMGLAGLDKNRLIASLSGGERTRLAIAGLLLEEADLLLLDEPTNNLDAAGRAAINQLVDTWTGGLLIASHDRALLENADRIVELSPVGCTIFGGGWTEFAEAREAARARAQAEAERAANTFKATERKIQQSREKQERSDSRGRAVRSRGDQPKMLLDKRQDRAEQTAGRGNDIAHRQLGEAADALATADSQLEIVTPLSIDLPASDLPSSRQLLTLRDVCMSFEGRQLFGPLSFELRGPERIAIKGPNGSGKTTLLNLIRGRINPSSGAITRHSQRTAVLDQHVSAFNAGETLLENVRTLLPELNENELRARLARFAFRGDAALQKAGTLSGGERLRAGLAVAFAGAEPPELLMLDEPTNHLDIESVELLEAALRDWDGAIIVISHDEAFLKAIGAERMIAL, encoded by the coding sequence ATGACTGCCTGTCTCACACTCGAAAATCTCGCCCTTGCCACGCCTGAAGGCCGGGTTCTCTTTGACAATCTGACCGTCTCGATTGGCCGCGAATGCGTCGGCCTCGTCGGTCGCAACGGGTCCGGCAAGTCGACCCTGCTGAAGACGATCGAAGACAATGCGTCGCCTTTGCGCGGCTCCATGCACCTGAACGGAAAGGTCGCTCGCCTTCGTCAGTTCTTCGATGAAACATTGACCGTCGCCGAAACCATTGGCGTCGCCGAAGACCTTGCCCGCATTGACCGCATCACAGCGGGCGATGGCACGCCTGACGATTTCAATTCCGCCGACTGGGCGCTGGAATCCCGCCTCGAAAAAGCGCTGGCCGATATGGGGCTCGCCGGTCTCGACAAGAACCGCCTGATCGCCTCGCTGAGCGGCGGCGAACGCACGCGGCTAGCGATTGCCGGACTTCTGCTCGAAGAGGCGGACCTGCTTCTCCTCGATGAGCCAACGAACAATCTCGACGCGGCCGGACGCGCAGCGATCAACCAGCTTGTCGACACCTGGACCGGCGGGCTCCTCATCGCCAGCCATGATCGCGCCCTCCTGGAAAACGCCGATCGTATCGTCGAGCTCTCCCCGGTCGGCTGCACCATCTTCGGCGGGGGATGGACAGAGTTTGCCGAAGCGCGTGAGGCCGCCCGCGCCCGCGCCCAGGCTGAAGCCGAACGTGCAGCGAATACGTTCAAGGCGACCGAGCGGAAAATCCAGCAATCGCGCGAAAAGCAGGAGCGATCGGATTCTCGTGGCCGCGCGGTTCGCTCTCGCGGCGACCAGCCAAAAATGTTGCTCGACAAACGTCAGGACCGCGCCGAACAGACGGCAGGACGCGGCAATGATATCGCCCATCGCCAGCTCGGTGAAGCCGCCGACGCGCTCGCCACCGCTGATTCCCAGCTGGAAATCGTCACGCCGCTCTCGATTGATCTGCCCGCGTCTGACCTCCCCTCCAGCCGCCAGCTGCTGACGCTTCGCGACGTCTGCATGTCATTTGAAGGCCGCCAGCTCTTCGGGCCGCTTTCGTTTGAGCTGCGCGGGCCTGAACGCATCGCCATCAAAGGCCCCAATGGCTCCGGCAAGACGACGCTGCTCAATCTCATCCGTGGACGGATCAACCCCTCATCCGGCGCCATAACCCGCCACTCGCAACGCACCGCCGTCCTCGACCAGCACGTCTCCGCCTTCAACGCCGGAGAGACGCTGCTTGAGAACGTCCGAACCCTCCTGCCAGAGCTCAATGAGAATGAGCTGAGAGCCCGCCTCGCCCGGTTTGCGTTTCGCGGAGACGCCGCACTCCAGAAAGCCGGAACCCTCTCAGGTGGAGAGCGCCTGCGGGCCGGCCTCGCCGTTGCCTTTGCCGGCGCTGAACCGCCCGAGCTTCTCATGCTTGATGAGCCGACCAACCATCTCGACATTGAAAGCGTCGAGCTTCTGGAGGCCGCCCTCAGAGACTGGGACGGCGCCATCATCGTGATCAGCCATGACGAGGCGTTCCTGAAAGCGATTGGCGCCGAGCGGATGATCGCGCTCTAG
- a CDS encoding NADH:flavin oxidoreductase/NADH oxidase family protein: protein MTGILENPLELPCGQVLPNRLCKAAMTEQIAGPRNEANEGHAVLYRAWADSGCGLLITGNVQVDPACLEAPGNIVICGEQRPEHLEALKTYSAAAKAEGAKIWMQISHAGRQTPKIVNPEPLSASDVQLALPGGQFGKPRAMTCDEIRQTIEAFAHCAKVAKETGFDGVQVHGAHGYLISQFLSPRSNLRTDEWGGPLENRARLLLETVNAVRAAVGRDFGVGVKLNSADFQKGGFSFEECIQVVEWLNDTSIDLLEISGGNYEQPKLLGIDGLQAPEEQAVRESSKAREAYFVDYAAMVRERAKMPIMATGGFRTLAAMEETVSAGMADMIGIGAPLCSDPHGVKKLLAGEAGRLENYAKTMRLGPGFLGPNSKIGMVKMINALGQMAWNYIAIEAMSEGREPPRDIGLLSAYMRHAGKQKRQARALIR from the coding sequence ATGACCGGCATTCTTGAAAATCCGCTTGAGCTGCCATGCGGGCAGGTTCTGCCGAACCGGCTCTGCAAGGCGGCGATGACGGAGCAGATTGCCGGGCCGAGGAATGAGGCGAATGAAGGTCATGCGGTGCTCTATCGCGCCTGGGCGGACAGCGGTTGTGGCCTGCTGATCACGGGCAATGTGCAGGTCGATCCGGCCTGCCTGGAAGCGCCGGGCAATATCGTGATTTGCGGCGAGCAGCGACCTGAGCATCTAGAGGCGCTGAAAACCTATAGCGCGGCGGCAAAGGCCGAAGGCGCGAAGATCTGGATGCAGATCAGCCATGCCGGACGCCAGACCCCGAAGATTGTAAATCCTGAGCCGCTATCGGCCTCGGATGTCCAGCTCGCACTGCCGGGCGGCCAGTTCGGCAAGCCCCGAGCGATGACGTGCGACGAAATCCGTCAGACCATTGAAGCGTTCGCTCACTGCGCCAAAGTGGCAAAGGAGACGGGCTTTGACGGCGTGCAGGTACACGGCGCGCATGGCTACCTGATTAGCCAGTTTCTCTCGCCACGGTCCAATTTGCGAACGGATGAATGGGGCGGGCCGCTGGAGAACCGCGCACGGCTGCTGCTTGAGACCGTTAATGCCGTTCGGGCGGCCGTCGGCCGGGATTTCGGTGTCGGCGTGAAGCTCAATTCGGCAGACTTCCAGAAGGGCGGTTTCAGCTTCGAGGAGTGTATCCAGGTGGTCGAATGGCTGAATGACACGTCGATCGACCTGCTGGAAATTTCCGGCGGCAATTATGAGCAGCCCAAGCTGCTCGGCATTGATGGTTTGCAGGCGCCGGAAGAGCAGGCGGTGCGAGAAAGCTCAAAGGCGCGGGAGGCGTACTTTGTCGACTATGCCGCCATGGTGCGTGAGCGCGCGAAGATGCCGATCATGGCGACGGGCGGCTTCAGGACGCTGGCGGCGATGGAGGAGACCGTGTCGGCTGGCATGGCGGACATGATCGGGATCGGCGCGCCCCTCTGCTCTGATCCACACGGGGTGAAAAAGCTGCTGGCGGGGGAGGCGGGCAGGCTGGAGAATTACGCCAAGACGATGCGGCTCGGCCCCGGTTTTCTGGGGCCGAACAGCAAGATCGGCATGGTGAAAATGATCAACGCGCTCGGCCAGATGGCGTGGAATTATATCGCCATCGAAGCGATGTCCGAGGGACGCGAGCCGCCGCGCGACATTGGGCTGCTCAGCGCGTACATGCGCCATGCAGGCAAGCAAAAGCGGCAGGCCAGGGCGCTCATTCGCTAG
- a CDS encoding TonB-dependent receptor → MRMIYVVAAALTALPATAQDDPNNNRLDSVTVHGRGLELIGEAGAASEGVVGYADFEDRPISRAGELVEVIPGIVATQHSGEGKANQYFLRGFNLDHGSDFAISVDGVPINMRTHGHGQGYLDLNSFIPEVIERVDYRKGPYFPSNGDFSVAASARYTTYDTLDENFIEAKIGENEYYRLVGGYSTALSATTNLLLAGEYQTYDGPWDVPQNLEKLSGLAKISGQKGDLHYEVSLTGYDNAWDSSDQIPLRAVQSGLIDRFGSIDDSLGGSTSRYSLSSEVEYDHASGATTTASAYAVSYDFSLWSNFTYFLEDPVNGDQIKQTDDRTYYGGRLTHTIPASENLDLTLGAETRFDDIKEVGLFNTVERQPINTVRLDSVEEFSVGIWGQADYQFTPSLRGTVGLRGDYLDADVTALSLPINSGEADDTLLSPSAALAWRANDNIELYANYGEGFHSNDVRGATIQIDPATGGPADTVPLFSKAKGAELGARFETGDLKTTIALFHLELDSELVFVGDAGTTEVNDATVRNGVEATAFWRPNDWFVGDLAVSVTDGRFDIPGSDDKIPNSIETVLSGGALFRFDPLTLSARLRHFGESPLIEDGSAYSDPTTIVNLGATYDWQQITFGLEVLNAFDAEDSDITYFFESQLRGEASPVEDIHFKPVEPRQIRASIRYRF, encoded by the coding sequence ATGCGCATGATATACGTCGTCGCAGCGGCTCTAACTGCATTACCTGCTACAGCACAGGACGATCCCAACAATAATCGTCTCGACTCCGTCACCGTCCACGGACGCGGCCTTGAACTGATCGGCGAAGCCGGTGCCGCTTCCGAGGGCGTGGTGGGCTATGCCGACTTTGAAGACCGGCCAATCTCCCGCGCCGGCGAACTTGTCGAGGTCATCCCAGGCATCGTCGCAACCCAGCATTCGGGCGAAGGCAAAGCCAACCAGTATTTCCTGCGCGGCTTCAACCTCGACCACGGTTCGGATTTTGCCATTTCCGTCGACGGCGTACCGATCAATATGCGCACCCATGGCCACGGCCAGGGCTATCTCGACCTCAACTCCTTCATTCCGGAAGTCATCGAGCGCGTCGATTATCGCAAGGGCCCTTACTTTCCATCGAATGGCGACTTCTCCGTCGCCGCCTCAGCCCGCTACACGACCTATGACACGCTGGATGAAAACTTCATCGAAGCGAAGATCGGCGAGAATGAGTATTATCGCCTCGTCGGCGGCTACAGCACGGCCCTCTCCGCGACGACAAACCTTCTGCTCGCCGGTGAATACCAGACCTATGACGGCCCATGGGACGTCCCCCAGAACCTCGAAAAACTGAGCGGTCTGGCCAAGATCTCAGGCCAGAAAGGCGACCTTCATTATGAAGTCTCCCTGACCGGCTATGACAATGCCTGGGACTCCTCAGATCAGATCCCGCTCCGCGCTGTCCAGAGCGGCCTGATTGACCGCTTCGGCTCCATCGATGACAGTCTTGGCGGCAGCACCAGCCGCTACAGCCTGTCCTCTGAGGTCGAATATGACCATGCCAGCGGCGCCACAACGACCGCGTCGGCTTACGCAGTCTCCTACGACTTCTCCCTCTGGAGCAACTTCACCTACTTCCTCGAAGACCCGGTGAATGGCGACCAGATCAAGCAAACCGATGATCGCACCTATTATGGCGGCCGCCTCACCCACACCATACCGGCCAGCGAAAATCTCGACCTGACCCTCGGCGCCGAAACCCGCTTTGACGACATCAAGGAAGTCGGCCTGTTCAACACGGTCGAGCGGCAGCCAATCAACACGGTCCGCCTCGACAGCGTCGAAGAATTCAGCGTCGGCATCTGGGGTCAGGCCGACTACCAGTTCACCCCATCCCTGCGCGGCACTGTCGGTCTTCGCGGCGACTATCTGGACGCCGACGTGACGGCCCTGTCCCTGCCGATCAATAGCGGCGAGGCTGACGACACACTCCTGTCACCAAGCGCGGCGCTCGCCTGGCGCGCCAATGACAATATCGAGCTCTACGCCAATTACGGCGAAGGTTTTCACTCCAATGACGTCCGCGGCGCCACAATCCAGATCGACCCGGCCACCGGTGGCCCGGCCGATACAGTACCGCTCTTCTCGAAAGCCAAGGGCGCCGAGCTCGGGGCCCGGTTTGAAACCGGCGACCTGAAGACCACAATCGCGCTCTTCCATCTGGAACTCGATTCCGAACTCGTCTTCGTTGGCGATGCCGGCACGACCGAAGTGAATGATGCGACCGTGCGCAACGGTGTCGAAGCGACCGCTTTCTGGCGGCCGAATGACTGGTTTGTCGGCGACCTTGCCGTCTCCGTCACCGATGGCCGGTTCGACATTCCAGGCAGCGACGACAAGATTCCAAACTCGATCGAGACCGTCCTCTCCGGCGGCGCCCTCTTCCGCTTTGATCCGCTGACACTCAGCGCGCGTCTGCGCCATTTCGGCGAGTCGCCCCTCATCGAAGACGGCTCAGCCTATTCCGACCCGACCACCATCGTAAATCTCGGTGCCACCTATGACTGGCAGCAGATCACCTTCGGGCTTGAAGTGCTGAACGCGTTCGACGCCGAAGACAGCGACATCACCTACTTCTTCGAGTCGCAGCTACGGGGCGAAGCCTCCCCAGTCGAGGACATCCACTTCAAACCCGTCGAACCCCGCCAGATCCGCGCCAGCATCCGCTACCGGTTCTAG
- a CDS encoding SDR family NAD(P)-dependent oxidoreductase, with protein MSDIDVSGRLAGKVAVVTGAGQTPGPTVGNGKAMAMLFARAGARVLCVDWSSDRAQATVSAIREEGGEAYARVADVSDPDGASIIALTALESFGRIDVLVNNVGIGGTGDGPAKYLTEHAFDRILSVNFKAAWLVIKACLPMMEDRGGSIINISSLASIAGSQMLAYETSKAAMNRMTQSVALSGAKKGVRCNAILPGLMDTPMAIVGMSQRRGISHDALREERAARVPMGHMGTGWDTAHAALFLASDEAKFITGVLLPVDGGQGARVG; from the coding sequence GTGAGCGATATCGATGTGTCCGGGCGGCTGGCGGGCAAGGTCGCGGTCGTGACCGGAGCCGGTCAGACGCCGGGGCCGACGGTCGGCAATGGCAAGGCGATGGCGATGCTCTTTGCGCGGGCCGGGGCGCGCGTCCTGTGCGTCGACTGGAGCTCGGATCGGGCCCAGGCGACGGTCTCGGCCATTCGCGAGGAAGGCGGCGAGGCCTATGCCCGGGTCGCCGATGTGTCTGACCCGGATGGCGCGAGCATAATTGCACTCACGGCGCTCGAATCCTTTGGGCGGATCGATGTACTGGTGAACAATGTCGGCATTGGCGGCACGGGCGACGGACCGGCCAAATACCTCACCGAACACGCCTTCGACCGTATACTGAGTGTGAACTTCAAGGCCGCCTGGCTGGTCATAAAGGCCTGCTTGCCGATGATGGAAGACAGGGGTGGCTCGATCATCAACATCTCGTCGCTCGCCTCCATCGCGGGATCGCAGATGCTGGCCTATGAGACAAGCAAGGCCGCGATGAACCGGATGACGCAATCGGTGGCGCTGTCGGGCGCGAAGAAGGGCGTGCGCTGCAATGCGATCCTGCCGGGCCTGATGGATACGCCGATGGCGATTGTGGGCATGTCGCAGCGGCGCGGCATCAGCCATGATGCGCTGCGCGAAGAACGCGCCGCCCGCGTGCCGATGGGCCATATGGGCACCGGCTGGGATACCGCGCACGCCGCGCTGTTTCTGGCCAGCGATGAAGCGAAATTCATCACCGGCGTGCTGCTCCCCGTCGATGGCGGGCAGGGCGCGCGGGTGGGTTAA
- a CDS encoding carboxymuconolactone decarboxylase family protein — MRLSTPRIPPLSDEEMGEEQTQLLGERFKTGKVFNIFRTLSRSPKAYKRFMLWGGYILSDANDLPERERELVILRVGFNWKSGYEWAQHERIGLRSGLSKTEIARVKLGPKADDWSPEDTALLQATDELTTDAFITDETWARLAFLSEKQKMDLVMTVGQYTQVCMMLNSFGVQLDDDLTLDPDLKK; from the coding sequence ATGAGACTATCGACGCCGCGAATCCCGCCGCTCTCCGATGAGGAAATGGGTGAGGAGCAGACGCAGCTTCTGGGGGAGCGGTTCAAGACGGGGAAGGTGTTCAACATCTTCCGTACGCTGTCGCGCTCGCCCAAGGCGTATAAGCGTTTCATGCTGTGGGGCGGCTATATCCTGTCGGATGCGAATGACCTGCCGGAACGCGAGCGTGAGCTTGTCATCCTGCGCGTGGGGTTCAACTGGAAATCCGGCTATGAATGGGCCCAGCATGAGCGGATCGGCCTGCGCTCCGGCCTCTCCAAAACCGAGATTGCGCGCGTCAAGCTGGGCCCAAAAGCCGATGACTGGAGCCCTGAAGACACTGCGCTGCTGCAGGCGACGGACGAGCTGACGACCGATGCCTTCATCACCGATGAGACCTGGGCGCGGCTGGCTTTCCTGTCGGAGAAGCAGAAAATGGATCTCGTCATGACCGTTGGTCAGTATACGCAGGTTTGCATGATGCTGAACTCTTTCGGGGTCCAGCTGGATGATGATCTGACGCTCGATCCGGACCTGAAAAAGTGA
- a CDS encoding pyridoxine 5'-phosphate synthase, giving the protein MTDLSVNLNAVALLRNRRDLPWPSVTGLGRIALEAGASGLTVHPRPDERHTRRSDLPELKALIASEFPDREFNIEGYPTGDFLTLVEEIAPHQVTLVPDDPGQATSDHGWDFVAQKDRLASIVARLKQSGARVSLFADPTPIGIDAAHATGTDRIELYTGPYGATWGDDGAAAREVERLGETADAAHALGLGVNAGHDLTVANLPALVARIPKLAEVSIGHGLTADALTYGMAETVRRFRRACGQDA; this is encoded by the coding sequence ATGACCGACCTTTCCGTCAATCTCAACGCCGTTGCCCTGCTCCGCAATCGCCGCGACCTGCCCTGGCCGAGCGTCACGGGCCTCGGCCGCATCGCGCTCGAGGCCGGCGCGTCCGGGCTCACGGTCCATCCGCGCCCCGACGAGCGCCACACGCGCCGCTCCGACCTGCCAGAGCTGAAAGCCCTCATCGCCAGCGAATTCCCGGACCGCGAGTTCAACATTGAAGGCTATCCGACCGGTGACTTCCTCACCCTCGTCGAAGAGATCGCCCCGCATCAGGTCACCCTCGTCCCCGATGATCCCGGCCAGGCGACCTCCGACCATGGCTGGGACTTTGTGGCCCAGAAGGACCGCCTCGCCAGCATCGTCGCGCGCCTCAAGCAATCGGGCGCCCGCGTCTCGCTCTTCGCAGATCCCACTCCCATCGGCATCGACGCCGCGCACGCGACCGGCACAGACCGGATCGAGCTTTACACCGGCCCCTATGGTGCCACCTGGGGCGATGACGGTGCCGCCGCGCGCGAAGTCGAACGCCTCGGCGAGACAGCCGATGCCGCCCACGCGCTCGGCCTTGGCGTGAATGCCGGTCATGACCTCACCGTCGCCAATTTGCCCGCCCTTGTCGCGCGCATCCCGAAGCTTGCCGAAGTCTCCATCGGCCACGGCCTCACCGCCGACGCGCTGACCTATGGCATGGCCGAAACGGTGCGCCGCTTCCGCCGCGCCTGCGGACAGGATGCCTAG
- a CDS encoding retropepsin-like aspartic protease, protein MSRSVSRRAAMAQIMGGAALAGCAGAQASKLVGGAAAQTGGTSGADVAPKGDVEGVFDLYIANHRPMALMSSGGGVPVPVLFDTGSNGNMINKQIFDQFGLSRLPNHKSFITDAEGHTIETYAARVPDMQLGSIRLPEPVMDVTDYRDGDECGIIGPALFEGSLVFMNMPKQSVYVRRGTAEPMPVPNAMPYSGKPGDGLPVMSISVEGVSGEMSAIIDTGKDGALQFPEEMIDSLPLVAPPRQVGTATTVFKTVPVYGATIDGDVKIGSRTLHRPDVIFHGDRPKVGMPVLESQRFWLEPHRQRAWVASERALPEEMAVSLAGEFGERRITADENGLSYQREGAERKRLKYLGVDQFLFEDGTDLIFRRDPSGAISGYTLLGSDGRPTEVMKTS, encoded by the coding sequence ATGTCTAGATCAGTCTCTCGCCGGGCAGCAATGGCCCAGATCATGGGTGGCGCGGCGCTGGCGGGGTGTGCGGGCGCGCAGGCGAGCAAACTTGTCGGTGGAGCGGCCGCACAAACCGGCGGGACAAGCGGCGCTGATGTGGCCCCGAAAGGCGATGTTGAAGGGGTGTTCGATCTCTACATCGCGAACCATCGGCCGATGGCGCTTATGTCATCCGGCGGCGGTGTACCGGTTCCGGTCTTGTTCGACACCGGCTCAAACGGGAACATGATCAACAAGCAGATTTTCGACCAGTTCGGCCTGTCCAGATTGCCCAATCACAAGTCCTTCATCACCGATGCGGAGGGCCACACGATCGAGACTTATGCGGCCAGGGTGCCGGATATGCAGCTCGGCTCCATCAGGCTGCCCGAGCCGGTCATGGATGTTACCGACTATCGGGACGGCGACGAGTGCGGGATTATCGGGCCGGCCCTTTTTGAGGGCAGCCTGGTCTTCATGAATATGCCAAAGCAGAGCGTTTATGTGCGCCGGGGCACGGCTGAGCCGATGCCTGTCCCGAATGCCATGCCTTATTCTGGCAAGCCGGGAGACGGTCTGCCGGTCATGTCGATTTCGGTCGAGGGCGTAAGCGGTGAAATGAGCGCGATAATCGACACGGGAAAGGACGGTGCGCTCCAGTTCCCGGAAGAGATGATCGACTCGCTGCCGCTGGTTGCGCCGCCACGGCAGGTCGGAACCGCCACGACCGTCTTCAAGACCGTGCCCGTCTACGGCGCCACGATCGATGGCGATGTGAAGATTGGCTCCAGAACGCTGCACCGGCCAGATGTGATTTTTCATGGCGACCGCCCGAAAGTCGGTATGCCTGTGCTGGAGAGCCAGAGGTTCTGGCTGGAGCCGCATCGTCAGCGCGCCTGGGTGGCAAGCGAGCGTGCCTTGCCGGAAGAGATGGCGGTCAGCCTTGCTGGCGAATTTGGCGAACGCCGCATCACCGCTGACGAGAACGGACTTTCCTATCAGCGTGAAGGGGCGGAGCGTAAGCGCCTCAAATATCTCGGGGTCGATCAGTTCCTGTTTGAAGATGGCACCGATCTGATTTTCCGGCGCGATCCTTCCGGGGCAATATCGGGCTACACGCTCTTAGGGTCTGACGGCCGGCCGACGGAAGTCATGAAAACGAGCTGA
- a CDS encoding PadR family transcriptional regulator — protein sequence MLSELEGAIMLEIHLRGRSTAFQVRSAFQTSLTPDWSGSAGAVYPAIKRLEAAGLIASKALEDRRGTRSLSATEQGIAALHDWATAPDLACKLNADPFRTRVDYLKSLPPRQRKQVLADILAAMEQSLSDMQALLQTDHDMKATSNALAGEALRLRMEWIKDATSED from the coding sequence GTGTTGAGCGAACTGGAAGGCGCGATCATGCTCGAAATCCATCTGCGGGGGCGCTCAACCGCCTTCCAGGTGCGCAGCGCATTCCAGACCTCCCTGACGCCAGACTGGAGCGGCAGCGCAGGCGCCGTTTATCCCGCGATCAAGCGGCTCGAGGCGGCCGGGCTCATCGCCAGCAAGGCCCTCGAAGACCGCCGGGGCACGCGGTCTCTGTCAGCCACTGAGCAAGGCATCGCCGCGCTCCATGACTGGGCGACCGCGCCAGATCTGGCCTGCAAGCTCAATGCTGACCCTTTCCGGACAAGGGTGGATTATCTGAAGTCGCTGCCGCCCCGCCAACGAAAGCAGGTCCTGGCCGACATCCTGGCGGCAATGGAGCAAAGCCTCTCCGACATGCAGGCACTGCTTCAGACCGACCACGACATGAAAGCCACCTCCAACGCGCTGGCCGGCGAAGCCCTGCGCTTGCGCATGGAATGGATAAAGGACGCCACGTCGGAAGACTGA
- a CDS encoding methylmalonyl-CoA mutase family protein codes for MADSFLSLSAGFEDATEAQWLEAVEKALKGGGIERITRHTDDGIAVRPLYRESDFQSSTDPLGAPGDAPYLRGDTAEPDAFLPWDIRQTFTHPDPAETNTEILRDLERGVSSVEIAVDCTGANGVAIHDATTLATALDGVRADIATIALDHRGAGSGTSIAGLLALWGEKSGEAAKLQFAFNIDPIGLLMRTGEIEGGIDDAFVRTAELSRLLCLRYPKSTTLRVDARTVHEAGGSEAQELGALMAHAVDTMRRLDKVGYDINAVPAQTIFTVATGANYGLEIAKLRAARRLWARVLDAMELDAEPMKLQAVSSARMLTRYDAWTNMLRNTAAGFAASVGGADIVTVRAFNEALGTPEELGRRTARNTQIIAMEESRLGRVADPAGGSWFEETLADDLAEAAWKEFQAIEAEGGLVQSLMDGKLQSRIADMRDTRFKAIAKRKVPITGVSEFPLLDADDAPIADVDFESSATSVSSEGLRSFLKDLPEKDGAPTTAAALQPIHLARDFEALRDRANGYEAAKGARPSTYIATLGPLAEHNARVDFVRNLFAAGGIEAKEPPVPPATPEDTAAGFKASSCRIAVICGADKRYEDEAVEAAEALKKAGAQRVFLAGKFEGAGIDTNLFMGCDAVDVLELAQAEIGVAK; via the coding sequence ATGGCAGACAGTTTTCTTTCTCTGAGCGCCGGTTTTGAAGACGCCACGGAAGCCCAGTGGCTGGAAGCGGTAGAGAAGGCTCTGAAAGGCGGCGGCATCGAGCGCATCACGCGCCACACAGATGACGGTATCGCCGTTCGACCGCTCTATCGCGAAAGCGATTTTCAAAGCTCAACCGACCCGCTCGGCGCGCCCGGCGATGCGCCCTACCTGCGCGGCGACACCGCAGAGCCAGACGCTTTCCTGCCCTGGGATATCCGTCAGACCTTCACGCACCCTGACCCAGCCGAGACAAATACCGAGATCCTGCGCGACCTTGAGCGCGGCGTCTCTTCTGTTGAGATTGCTGTTGATTGTACCGGCGCGAATGGCGTTGCCATCCACGATGCAACGACACTGGCCACCGCGCTGGACGGCGTTCGCGCAGACATTGCCACCATTGCACTCGACCATCGCGGCGCAGGCTCCGGCACATCGATTGCCGGATTGCTCGCGCTCTGGGGCGAGAAAAGCGGGGAGGCCGCCAAGCTTCAATTTGCCTTTAACATTGACCCGATCGGTCTGCTGATGCGCACCGGCGAGATTGAGGGCGGAATCGACGACGCCTTCGTCCGCACAGCCGAACTCTCGCGCCTGCTTTGTCTTCGCTATCCCAAGTCGACAACGCTCCGCGTCGATGCTCGCACTGTGCACGAGGCCGGTGGGTCTGAGGCCCAGGAACTGGGCGCGCTGATGGCCCATGCTGTCGACACAATGCGCCGCCTCGACAAGGTCGGCTACGACATCAACGCCGTCCCGGCGCAGACCATCTTCACCGTCGCAACCGGCGCCAATTACGGCCTCGAAATCGCAAAGCTCCGCGCCGCCCGCCGCCTCTGGGCGCGCGTGCTGGACGCGATGGAGCTTGATGCCGAACCGATGAAACTGCAGGCCGTCAGCTCCGCCCGGATGCTGACGCGCTATGATGCCTGGACCAATATGCTCCGCAACACAGCCGCCGGTTTCGCAGCCTCCGTTGGTGGCGCAGACATCGTCACCGTCCGCGCGTTCAACGAAGCGCTCGGCACGCCTGAAGAGCTTGGACGCAGGACCGCCCGCAATACGCAGATCATCGCCATGGAAGAGTCCCGCCTCGGCCGCGTCGCCGACCCGGCCGGCGGCTCATGGTTCGAAGAGACGCTCGCTGACGACCTCGCCGAAGCCGCCTGGAAAGAGTTTCAGGCCATTGAAGCTGAAGGCGGCCTCGTCCAGAGCCTGATGGATGGCAAGCTCCAAAGCCGCATCGCCGACATGCGCGATACCCGCTTCAAGGCCATCGCGAAACGCAAGGTGCCGATCACCGGCGTCAGCGAGTTTCCGCTGCTCGACGCCGACGACGCGCCTATCGCCGATGTCGATTTTGAGAGCTCGGCAACATCCGTCTCGAGCGAAGGGCTCCGCAGCTTCCTGAAAGACCTGCCGGAGAAGGACGGCGCACCCACCACCGCCGCCGCCCTCCAGCCGATCCACCTCGCCCGCGACTTTGAAGCCCTGCGCGACCGCGCCAATGGGTACGAAGCGGCCAAAGGCGCGCGCCCGTCCACCTACATTGCAACACTCGGCCCGCTTGCCGAGCACAATGCCCGGGTCGACTTTGTCCGTAACCTCTTCGCCGCTGGCGGCATCGAGGCAAAGGAGCCGCCTGTCCCGCCCGCTACACCAGAAGACACCGCCGCCGGCTTCAAGGCGTCTAGCTGCCGCATTGCCGTCATCTGCGGCGCCGACAAGCGCTATGAGGATGAAGCCGTAGAAGCCGCTGAAGCGCTGAAGAAGGCCGGCGCCCAACGCGTCTTCCTGGCCGGCAAATTCGAAGGCGCCGGTATCGACACCAACCTCTTCATGGGCTGCGACGCTGTCGATGTCCTCGAACTCGCGCAAGCCGAGATTGGAGTCGCAAAATGA